Proteins from one Parasteatoda tepidariorum isolate YZ-2023 chromosome 4, CAS_Ptep_4.0, whole genome shotgun sequence genomic window:
- the LOC107442903 gene encoding oplophorus-luciferin 2-monooxygenase non-catalytic subunit-like, with the protein MLYLKNQLAAFQLTKLASGVMGISCLILVALLGLAFGDDSCPPAAELSPCTCDGEGVNCMEVKSLAELKKSFSANFKYGAARSVWLQGTPLTSLTADVFGKIKSRMFYVEINQIATIDLNAFRASKESMSLLSLFGNKIVDFPFADLKDFTELSTLNMGRNLIHTIPDNAFQSRSLWAIILAQNQIRHIGKNAFANLPSLGRLELSYNQLVTLGPYALASKQHGGGLQLSVSANKIEDIDDTAFDGINPYAVFVSQNQLKTLKKAVFEPLVTKAAQQGGFIEVSYNPLTCQGCDYTWITLNKDVLAQKLIGFTCKDGTSIHDLTKSKIGCN; encoded by the exons atgctttatttaaaaaatcaactggCTGCGTTTCAGTTGACCAAACTTGCATCTGGAGTTATGg GTATTTCTTGTTTAATCTTGGTGGCCTTGCTTGGCTTGGCATTTGGCGATGACAGTTGCCCACCAGCGGCAGAATTATCACCATGCACTTGCGACGGGGAAGGAGTAAACTGTATGGAAGTTAAATCTTTGGCAGaattaaagaaatcatttagCGCCAATTTCAAGTATGGGGCCGCCAGATCTGTTTGGTTGCAAGGAACACCTCTAACTTCTCTTACAGCTGATGTGTTTGGAAAGATCAAAAGTCGTATGTTTTACGTCGAAATCAATCAGATCGCAACAATAGATCTCAACGCTTTCAGAGCTTCGAAGGAATCCATGAGTCTCCTAAGTTTGTTTGGAAACAAAATTGTTGATTTTCCTTTCGCGGATCTCAAGGACTTCACAGAGCTTTCAACGTTAAACATGGGAAGGAATTTGATTCACACCATACCGGACAACGCTTTCCAGAGTCGCAGTTTGTGGGCAATCATATTGGCCCAAAACCAAATTAGACACATTGGAAAAAATGCTTTCGCCAACTTGCCAAGTTTGGGAAGACTGGAATTATCCTACAATCAACTCGTGACACTTGGTCCATATGCTTTGGCAAGTAAACAGCATGGAGGTGGATTACAg ttAAGTGTTTCTGCCAATAAAATAGAAGACATAGACGACACAGCTTTTGACGGAATAAATCCATATGCTGTATTCGTCTCTCAGAACCAGttgaaaactttgaaaaaagcaGTATTCGAACCTTTAGTTACAAAAGCAGCCCAACAAGGAGGATTTATTGAAGTTTCAT ATAACCCCTTGACTTGCCAAGGATGTGACTACACTTGGATTACTCTCAATAAAGATGTTCTAGCCCAAAAGCTCATTGGTTTCACCTGCAAAGATGGAACTTCAATTCACGACCTGACCAAATCAAAAATCGGGTgtaattaa